Genomic DNA from Modestobacter versicolor:
GCGTTCACCGTCTGGGTCCGCGACCCGGCCGCGGTCGCCGACGCCCTCGGCCGGCCGTTGCGCGACTAGTGCGTGTCATCCACGTCGTGCAGGTTGGCTGGCCGAGGCCGAGCGGTTAGTCGCTCTGAGGCTACCGATGGCGACTCAGCTGCCACAGTGTTCGCCCCACATAGCCAGCGTATCCAGAATTGATGTAGTTGTAGTGCGCGCTGCGACCATTAGCCAGACCCGGCAGGTCGAACGGGTCATAGTTGCAAATCGGGTCGTTGTCGAGGCACGCGTCGACGGACCGGGGCGTTACGCGAGCCGTGAGGGGATACTGGGTCAGACCGAATGAGGGCCGCACCCCCCAGAGGATCCGCTCAAAAGTTCCGTAGTCCTGTGAGCGTCCCGGCATGAAACTCGGGTTGCCCATCTGTCCGACGTAGATAAAGTCTTGCCACTCGCGCGGCACTTGGTTGACGGCGCGAGCGACCACATCCGCTCCTTGGCTGTAGCCGAGCAGGATGATCGGAGGGATGCACCCGCCGGGCGCGAAGACGGCGCCCAACCGGCCAATCAGCGCTTTGACCCCTTGCTGCTCTGAGTCCTCGAGCGCACTCCAGTTGCGAGAGACCCTAACGTAACGAGTCCAGGGCACGGCCGGGTAATCGATGTTCTCGACGCGTACCTGCCTCGAGCTTCCTGCGCGGGCCGCTTCTGTGACGATCGTCGAGGCTGCATAGGACACCTCATATGACCGGAGCGAGTTGCCGGCCTGGCCCGAACCGCCGACGGTGTAGACAATAGCCTCATAGT
This window encodes:
- a CDS encoding cutinase family protein → MTGLGLAVAPPAMAGCNYEAIVYTVGGSGQAGNSLRSYEVSYAASTIVTEAARAGSSRQVRVENIDYPAVPWTRYVRVSRNWSALEDSEQQGVKALIGRLGAVFAPGGCIPPIILLGYSQGADVVARAVNQVPREWQDFIYVGQMGNPSFMPGRSQDYGTFERILWGVRPSFGLTQYPLTARVTPRSVDACLDNDPICNYDPFDLPGLANGRSAHYNYINSGYAGYVGRTLWQLSRHR